One genomic region from Candidatus Xiphinematobacter sp. encodes:
- a CDS encoding aspartate aminotransferase family protein produces MTCSPASTTRRLTYRYILPTYSRFELEILRGSGCRLWTETGRELLDFGAGIAVCSLGHAHPRVTEAITKQAGQLVHTSNLYYTRPQAELAHRLVGIVGAEGKVFFCNSGSEANEGLIKLSRKFGNSSGHRYEIITFRGSFHGRTLANVSATGQERVKQGFSPLVSGFIHVPYGDLESTCAAIQPQTVAILVEPVQGEGGIHISSKLFLQGLRTLCDEHNLLLLFDEVQCGIGRTGKWCGWKSIVGCEAIIPDGVSWAKGIANGFPLGAFWVSACTKGKTGPLCDLLGPGSHGSTYGGNPVSCVAALTVLRVIEEEQLLKNTLELGSLFYKKLSNISCPAIAGIRALGLMVGVETKLVTPPNDQRTPAVRLADDLIREGLLAIPAGRQVLRFLPPLNVQRCEIEEAVEKFMQALSGQKTCVSPS; encoded by the coding sequence ATGACCTGTTCTCCTGCTTCTACTACACGCAGGTTGACCTATCGTTATATTCTGCCTACGTATAGCCGCTTTGAGCTAGAAATTCTAAGAGGATCTGGTTGTCGGCTCTGGACGGAAACCGGAAGGGAACTGCTAGACTTTGGGGCGGGCATAGCCGTTTGCTCGCTTGGCCACGCGCATCCGCGTGTCACAGAAGCTATTACTAAACAGGCAGGTCAGCTTGTCCATACCTCCAACTTGTATTACACTCGCCCTCAGGCTGAATTAGCTCACCGGCTGGTAGGCATCGTCGGTGCCGAGGGGAAGGTTTTTTTTTGCAACAGTGGGTCAGAGGCAAATGAAGGACTCATTAAATTAAGTAGAAAATTTGGGAACTCCTCCGGTCACCGATACGAAATTATTACCTTTCGTGGATCCTTCCACGGACGTACATTGGCCAATGTTTCCGCAACGGGGCAAGAGAGAGTTAAACAAGGCTTTTCCCCACTGGTGAGCGGCTTCATCCATGTTCCCTACGGGGACCTCGAATCAACCTGCGCCGCTATCCAACCACAGACCGTTGCCATCCTTGTTGAGCCGGTACAGGGAGAAGGCGGTATCCATATTTCCAGCAAATTATTCCTTCAAGGTCTGCGTACACTCTGCGATGAGCATAATCTGCTTTTGCTCTTCGACGAAGTGCAGTGCGGTATTGGCCGCACTGGAAAGTGGTGCGGATGGAAGAGCATTGTTGGATGTGAGGCAATAATCCCGGATGGTGTGAGTTGGGCTAAGGGCATTGCCAATGGATTTCCACTGGGGGCCTTTTGGGTGAGTGCCTGCACAAAGGGAAAAACAGGGCCTCTCTGTGATCTATTAGGTCCTGGATCACACGGGAGCACTTATGGGGGGAACCCGGTTTCCTGCGTAGCAGCTCTCACCGTTCTAAGGGTAATTGAGGAAGAACAACTCCTCAAAAATACCCTAGAACTTGGATCTCTCTTCTACAAAAAGCTTAGTAATATTTCCTGTCCCGCCATCGCGGGTATCCGGGCACTTGGACTCATGGTGGGTGTAGAGACTAAATTGGTGACCCCCCCTAATGATCAGCGAACTCCAGCCGTCCGCCTTGCGGATGACCTTATCAGGGAGGGGCTCCTAGCTATCCCTGCCGGTAGGCAGGTCCTTCGGTTCTTACCTCCTCTCAATGTTCAACGGTGTGAAATCGAGGAAGCAGTAGAAAAATTCATGCAAGCTCTTTCCGGTCAAAAAACTTGTGTTTCTCCTTCATGA
- the ligA gene encoding NAD-dependent DNA ligase LigA produces the protein MHLPLPRNVREEIQRLRSKIRYHDHLYFGKAAPAISDREYDSLYQQLRSLEALYPQKITQDSPTQRLGGENGASTLQAQHLIPMQSLDNTYSESEILEFVKRSKKLIFGADLSFILEPKIDGVAISLLYRSGNLVRAITRGDGITGEEVTQNVLTIRRIPRQLPSSCPDTVEVRGEVFLSRKVFFELNTRRVKNGESPFANPRNAAAGSLKQLDVKIAAARELDAIFYGFGIWKEGNSHRPETDEKFLELLESWKFSIPPYIRKVKSPDEVTSAIHELEKLRYSFPFEIDGAVIKLNDLRQRDNLGSTAKAPRWAIAFKYESERAESLLKKISIQVGRTGVLTPVAELEPVLIGGSIVSRATLHNERVIRCKDIREGDLVVIEKAGSVIPAIIETRKDLRNGQEKPFRMVRKCPVCQRRLRQLPGQVLVRCINPQCSAQLQRRLEHFASRGAMDIRGLGKVSITKLVQSGLMRKIPDIYALKKPDFLLLEGMGEKRVESLLRSILASKARPLWRLIFALGISNVGTTCARALASRYGSVAKLREAKDLESVEDVGMVVAASIRQFFSNEESLCLLHELEEYGVQTAESCGLAQKIDSLLAGQTWVLTGTLSSPRKEIIYQICARGGYIAEGVSKKTTYLLAGKNPGSKYEKARRLKTPILDEEEFQRMLRQ, from the coding sequence ATGCATCTACCGCTCCCAAGGAACGTCAGAGAAGAAATCCAAAGATTACGCTCAAAAATTAGGTACCATGATCACCTCTATTTTGGGAAGGCAGCCCCTGCAATCTCTGATCGAGAGTACGATTCCCTCTACCAGCAATTGCGTAGCCTGGAGGCACTCTATCCTCAAAAAATTACACAAGATTCTCCTACACAGAGACTTGGAGGAGAGAACGGCGCCTCTACCCTGCAGGCCCAGCATCTCATACCCATGCAGAGTCTGGACAATACTTACTCAGAGTCTGAGATACTAGAGTTCGTAAAACGGTCAAAAAAGCTCATTTTTGGAGCAGATCTCTCATTTATCTTGGAACCAAAAATCGATGGCGTGGCAATTTCACTCCTTTACAGGAGTGGAAACCTGGTTCGCGCCATTACCCGAGGAGACGGAATAACTGGAGAAGAGGTCACGCAGAATGTCCTTACCATTAGAAGAATCCCACGTCAACTTCCCTCCTCTTGTCCAGATACGGTGGAAGTCCGTGGGGAAGTGTTTTTATCTCGTAAGGTCTTTTTCGAGCTCAATACAAGGAGAGTAAAAAATGGGGAGTCTCCTTTTGCAAACCCCAGGAATGCCGCGGCAGGTTCCCTAAAGCAGCTGGATGTAAAGATCGCCGCTGCTAGAGAACTAGATGCAATTTTCTATGGATTTGGAATATGGAAAGAAGGAAATAGCCATCGGCCAGAAACTGACGAAAAATTTCTAGAGCTTTTGGAGAGCTGGAAATTTTCTATCCCCCCATACATTCGGAAGGTGAAATCTCCGGATGAAGTCACTTCCGCTATCCATGAACTAGAAAAATTGCGGTACAGCTTTCCATTCGAAATTGACGGTGCAGTTATCAAACTGAATGACCTCAGACAGCGGGATAATTTAGGATCTACCGCCAAGGCTCCCCGGTGGGCTATTGCCTTTAAGTACGAGTCAGAACGTGCTGAAAGCCTGCTTAAGAAAATTTCCATTCAGGTAGGGCGTACTGGTGTCCTTACTCCGGTCGCAGAATTAGAGCCCGTCCTTATCGGAGGAAGTATAGTAAGTCGAGCGACATTGCATAATGAGAGGGTAATTAGGTGCAAAGATATTCGGGAAGGGGATCTTGTCGTGATAGAAAAGGCTGGCAGCGTTATTCCCGCAATAATAGAAACAAGGAAAGACTTACGAAATGGTCAGGAGAAACCATTCCGCATGGTAAGGAAGTGTCCTGTGTGCCAGAGGAGGTTACGCCAACTCCCAGGGCAGGTTCTTGTTCGCTGCATTAATCCACAGTGCTCCGCCCAGCTCCAACGACGCTTGGAACATTTTGCTAGCCGTGGAGCCATGGATATTAGAGGCCTTGGAAAGGTATCAATTACCAAATTGGTGCAGTCTGGGCTGATGCGCAAGATTCCAGATATCTATGCCCTTAAAAAGCCAGATTTTCTGCTATTAGAGGGAATGGGGGAAAAGAGGGTGGAGAGTCTTCTACGCTCCATCCTTGCAAGTAAGGCGCGTCCACTTTGGAGATTGATCTTTGCGCTGGGCATTTCAAACGTGGGTACTACTTGTGCTCGAGCGCTAGCTTCTCGATATGGCTCTGTAGCCAAACTGAGGGAGGCCAAGGATCTGGAGAGTGTAGAAGATGTTGGAATGGTGGTAGCTGCTAGCATCCGGCAATTCTTTTCAAACGAGGAATCCCTTTGTCTACTTCACGAGCTAGAAGAATACGGCGTCCAAACTGCTGAATCCTGCGGTTTGGCGCAGAAAATCGACAGTTTATTGGCGGGCCAAACCTGGGTCCTGACAGGGACTTTGAGTAGCCCCCGCAAAGAAATTATCTATCAAATTTGCGCACGAGGAGGTTATATTGCGGAGGGCGTTAGTAAAAAGACAACGTATCTGCTTGCTGGTAAGAATCCGGGCTCTAAATACGAAAAAGCTAGACGCTTGAAAACTCCTATCCTGGACGAAGAGGAATTTCAGAGAATGCTTAGACAATGA